A section of the Agrococcus sp. SGAir0287 genome encodes:
- a CDS encoding ComEA family DNA-binding protein: MEQSLRWRIGVGAAAVLVGGAVVGAVVTQAAAPQVAPAVVEEVAEASATTILVDVAGAVARPGVYALADGARVVDAIARAGGTTAEADASSLNLAQPLVDGAQVRVPVVGEAPPGAIDAGGLVNVNQASIDELDTLPRIGPALAAAIVAHRDEHGPFGSIDDLDAVSGIGPAMLAALEPLVAF, encoded by the coding sequence ATGGAGCAGTCCCTGCGATGGCGGATCGGCGTCGGGGCGGCAGCCGTGCTCGTCGGCGGCGCGGTCGTGGGTGCCGTCGTCACGCAGGCCGCCGCGCCGCAGGTCGCACCCGCGGTCGTCGAAGAGGTCGCGGAGGCGTCGGCGACGACGATCCTCGTCGACGTCGCGGGCGCCGTCGCGCGGCCCGGCGTCTACGCGCTCGCCGACGGCGCGCGCGTCGTCGACGCGATCGCACGCGCGGGCGGCACGACCGCCGAGGCAGACGCGTCGTCGCTCAACCTCGCGCAACCCCTCGTCGACGGGGCGCAGGTGCGGGTGCCGGTCGTCGGCGAGGCTCCGCCGGGCGCGATCGACGCCGGCGGCCTCGTGAACGTCAACCAGGCGTCGATCGACGAGCTCGACACCCTGCCGCGCATCGGGCCGGCGCTCGCCGCCGCGATCGTCGCGCATCGCGACGAGCACGGGCCGTTCGGCTCGATCGACGACCTCGACGCCGTCTCGGGCATCGGCCCTGCGATGCTCGCCGCGCTCGAGCCGCTCGTCGCGTTCTGA